One window of Scheffersomyces stipitis CBS 6054 chromosome 1, whole genome shotgun sequence genomic DNA carries:
- a CDS encoding serine/threonine kinase, translating into EEDEVSLEVLEEMHKLEECFPVLSTDFRLIDKIGEGTFSTVYKAEALNGKVMLGSDMWKSPPLKKNKHKPVPKKKNPIVALKQIYVTSSPNRIHNELNLLYMLTGNANVAPLLDVLRYQDQVLAILPYYQHADFRDFYRDLPIKGIKKYFWELFHALDYIHEKGVIHRDLKPTNFLYDPFKGKGVLVDFGLAEKFNSTSKPSNACPCLSKEKLVVNRSHIKRLNVKGAYPKSDNRPPRRANRAGTRGFRAPEVLFKCTNQSTKIDIWSAGIIGFSLIARKFPVFNSPDDTDALLELALIFGIEKLQRCAELHGCGLEINLTNMAQSSGNLVKVLSDFIRHENENDCFPPDSVIQDTLKLFNKAGDKLVKPQFVGDLNDADAQYEGFKKNIEDYKDHKYLIELLYGCFRMDPTKRLSAREILQLPFFQELATSQDDDVLL; encoded by the coding sequence GAAGAGGACGAAGTTTCGcttgaagtacttgagGAAATGCATAAGTTAGAAGAGTGCTTTCCTGTGTTGTCGACTGATTTCCGTTTGATAGACAAGATCGGAGAAGGAACATTTTCCACTGTGTACAAGGCTGAGGCTTTGAACGGGAAAGTGATGTTGGGATCTGATATGTGGAAATCACCACCGCTAAAGAAAAATAAGCATAAACCTGTTcccaaaaagaaaaaccCCATCGTTGCGTTGAAGCAGATTTATGTCACCTCTTCGCCTAATAGAATCCACAACGAgctcaatttgttgtatATGTTGACAGGAAACGCCAATGTAGCTCCTTTGCTTGATGTATTGCGCTACCAGGACCAAGTATTGGCCATACTACCATATTACCAGCATGCCGACTTCAGGGACTTTTATAGAGATTTACCCATCAAGGGCATCAAGAAATACTTTTGGGAGCTTTTCCATGCCTTGGATTACATTCATGAGAAGGGTGTTATACATAGAGACTTAAAGCcaaccaacttcttgtatgATCCATTCAAAGGAAAGGGAGTTTTGGTCGATTTTGGGTTAGCGGAAAAGTTCAATTCGACATCCAAACCTTCCAACGCGTGTCCCTGTTTATCAAAGGAAAAGTTAGTCGTAAATAGGTCTCACATCAAGAGACTTAATGTCAAAGGAGCCTACCCAAAACTGGATAATCGTCCTCCCAGAAGAGCAAATAGAGCCGGTACAAGAGGCTTTAGAGCACCAGAAGTGCTTTTCAAATGTACAAACCAAAGCACAAAGATAGACATTTGGTCAGCTGGAATAATAGGATTCTCCCTCATAGCCAGGAAGTTCCCCGTATTTAATTCTCCAGATGATACTGAtgctcttcttgaactAGCGTTGATCTTTGGTATAGAGAAATTGCAGAGATGTGCCGAATTGCATGGCTGTGGTCttgaaatcaacttgaCTAATATGGCCCAAAGTAGTGGTAATCTAGTAAAGGTGTTAAGTGATTTTATAAGGCATGAGAACGAAAATGATTGTTTCCCACCTGACAGTGTGATCCAAGATACTCTCAAATTGTTTAACAAGGCCGGTGACAAGTTAGTCAAGCCGCAATTCGTAGGAGATCTCAACGATGCTGATGCCCAGTACGAAggattcaagaagaacataGAAGACTACAAGGATCACAAGTACTTGATAGAATTGCTCTATGGTTGTTTCAGAATGGACCCCACCAAAAGATTGAGTGCTCGGGAAATACTCCAATTGCCGTTTTTCCAGGAATTAGCTACTTCACAGGATGATGACGTTCTACTCTGA
- a CDS encoding predicted protein has protein sequence MKFELALLALVASASASNNFKRADSTTTSDDSSSSEVEDCNSEPCQIYRAIENDCKKDAGDDFAQLYTCLCESGDYWAGLAECNCGGGVPDIDEYKANYYLPSFNVTANHTSSHSSTTKVSTSSTGSASDSETTSSESSDTTNGAVALAAGSLGYLAALFLL, from the exons ATGAAGTTCGAACTTGCTTTGCTTGCCTTGGTCGCTTCGGCCTCTGCCTCTAACAACTTTAAGAGAGCTGACTCTACCACCACCAGCGAcgacagcagcagcagtgAAGTAGAAGACTGTAACTCTGAACCATGTCAAATCTACAGAGCCATTGAAAACGACTGTAAGAAGGACGCTGGCGACGACTTTGCTCAACTTTACACTTGTCTCTGTGAGTCCGGTGACTACTGGGCCGGTCTTGCTGAATGTAACTGTGGTGGAGGTGTTCCAGACATTGACGAATATAAGGCTAACTACT ACTTGCCATCTTTCAACGTCACTGCCAATCACACTTCTTCCCACAGTAGCACTACTAAGGtctctacttcttctactggttCTGCTTCCGACAGTGAAACCACTAGTAGTGAATCTTCTGACACCACCAACGGTGCTGTTGCTCTTGCCGCAGGCTCTCTTGGTTACCTTGCCGCTTTGTTCCTTCTCTAA